A window of Flavobacterium flavigenum contains these coding sequences:
- a CDS encoding APC family permease, producing MKNHITKKLNELQATAICGNDITSSCLYVSALTIGYAGQYAWISLLIVAFVLLLFRKIYGEVVGALPLNGGAYNVLLNTSTKRLASFAAILTVLSYMTTAVISATEAMHYLHTIFEGINILMAAAVVMVLFTLLAIVGIGESAIVAVCIFVFHLLTLLLLVGFSGFFIFFNGLETFHLNWELPMNSNGILYTLFLGFSAAMLGISGFESSANFVEEQKAGVFPKTLRNMWAIVSFFNPVIALLLIAVIPIAQLGDHKESLLSYLGHTTGGDWLAWLISVDAVLVLCGAVLTSFVGVSGLLKRMTLDRILPNYFLKENKKGSNYRIIITFFILCLSVMLVTKGRLESLAGVYTFSFLAVMALFGIGNLLLKIKRRKLPRPEKARGIAVVLAIAFIIIGFAGNIILNEAAFYTFINYLIPAVLLVLIMLNRSLLIQTIVDILEYFYEPVRKFVIISNRYLRKIQNKIHSQEFVFFTKGDNVAILNKVMQYVQNNETTRKLKIVNVRQIEECNDALKKDLEVLDRAYPEIHIEFVEIDGVFGPDLIDELSEKWMIPKNFMFIASPGDKFSYRISELGGVRLIM from the coding sequence ATGAAAAATCATATTACTAAAAAACTAAATGAGCTTCAGGCAACCGCCATCTGTGGTAACGATATTACCTCTTCCTGTCTTTATGTATCTGCTCTTACCATTGGTTATGCCGGTCAGTATGCATGGATCTCACTTTTAATAGTGGCATTTGTGCTGCTGCTTTTTCGGAAAATTTATGGTGAAGTTGTCGGCGCACTTCCTCTTAATGGAGGAGCGTATAATGTGCTACTCAATACATCGACAAAAAGGTTAGCTTCATTTGCAGCCATTCTTACTGTACTGTCTTATATGACAACAGCAGTAATATCAGCCACTGAGGCTATGCATTATCTACATACTATATTTGAGGGAATCAATATCCTTATGGCAGCGGCAGTGGTAATGGTTTTATTTACCTTACTTGCAATTGTAGGAATAGGCGAGTCGGCCATTGTAGCTGTCTGCATATTTGTATTTCATCTCCTTACACTACTATTGCTGGTTGGATTTTCAGGTTTTTTTATATTTTTCAATGGATTGGAAACTTTTCATCTTAACTGGGAACTGCCTATGAATTCCAATGGGATTTTATATACGCTTTTTCTGGGATTTTCTGCAGCAATGCTTGGTATTTCAGGTTTTGAAAGCTCTGCTAACTTTGTAGAGGAGCAAAAGGCGGGGGTTTTTCCCAAAACCCTCAGAAACATGTGGGCTATTGTCAGTTTTTTTAATCCTGTAATTGCCCTGCTGCTAATTGCTGTAATACCTATTGCACAGCTTGGAGATCACAAAGAATCGCTTTTGTCTTATCTCGGTCACACTACTGGAGGTGATTGGCTGGCATGGCTGATATCAGTAGATGCCGTTCTTGTTTTGTGCGGCGCAGTTCTTACTTCTTTTGTCGGGGTTTCAGGACTTCTGAAAAGAATGACTCTGGATAGGATACTGCCTAATTATTTTCTTAAAGAAAATAAAAAGGGGTCTAATTACAGGATCATTATTACGTTTTTTATACTTTGTCTGTCTGTTATGCTCGTTACAAAAGGCAGACTTGAATCATTAGCCGGTGTCTATACTTTTTCTTTTCTTGCCGTTATGGCACTTTTTGGAATTGGAAATCTGCTGTTGAAAATAAAACGCAGGAAACTGCCTAGACCTGAAAAAGCAAGGGGCATCGCAGTAGTGCTTGCCATAGCATTTATAATAATTGGATTTGCAGGAAATATAATTCTTAATGAGGCGGCTTTTTACACTTTCATCAATTATCTTATACCAGCAGTTTTATTAGTACTTATCATGCTCAATCGATCGTTGTTGATACAGACTATTGTGGATATTTTAGAATATTTCTACGAACCTGTCCGCAAGTTTGTCATTATAAGTAATCGTTATCTGAGAAAAATACAGAACAAAATCCATTCACAGGAATTTGTCTTTTTTACAAAAGGGGACAACGTGGCAATACTAAACAAAGTAATGCAGTATGTTCAGAACAATGAGACCACCAGAAAATTGAAAATTGTCAATGTTAGACAAATCGAGGAATGCAATGATGCACTTAAGAAAGATCTTGAAGTACTTGACAGAGCTTACCCTGAGATTCATATTGAGTTTGTAGAGATTGATGGTGTTTTCGGGCCAGATCTTATAGATGAATTGTCAGAGAAATGGATGATTCCTAAAAATTTTATGTTTATTGCCTCACCGGGTGATAAATTTTCCTATAGAATATCTGAATTGGGAGGCGTAAGACTTATTATGTAA
- a CDS encoding DUF389 domain-containing protein — translation MNKITDLLNLREGEDNKEKTLESVIKNISFKGANLWILACAILIASVGLNVNSTAVIIGAMLISPLMGPIVGAGFALGIYDFTLLKKSLRNLLTATLVSLTVSTIYFAVSPFKDVQSELLARTSPNIYDILIAFFGGIVGVIAVTRTEKGNPIPGVAIATALMPPLCTAGYGLATGQWTFFLGAFYLYCINCVFIGIATFLIVKYLKYPAKRQVDEKQQKQVRIIITLLTAVMLIPSAYLAFSLYREQQFIKNADLFIENEFASKGYTVIFKKSVFTPAKKTLELAFLTKRFSKKEINRFDSIMDKNRFLAGTNLIIRQDTTDRFSALKGDILNQIKGTENQINAKDVKIAQLEKQLAENSFDNTRILKESRILYPSLNALSISNHKLVNQKDSIINITAVLYEANKDLSSEDKERFRNWLRQRLSLKNVELYRKQ, via the coding sequence ATGAATAAAATAACTGATCTGCTTAATCTGCGGGAAGGAGAGGACAATAAAGAAAAAACACTGGAAAGCGTTATTAAAAATATCAGCTTTAAAGGTGCTAATTTATGGATACTGGCATGTGCTATATTAATAGCATCTGTGGGTCTCAATGTAAATTCCACGGCAGTAATTATTGGCGCAATGCTTATCTCACCGCTTATGGGACCAATTGTAGGGGCTGGTTTTGCACTAGGTATTTACGATTTTACGCTTCTCAAGAAATCGCTGCGTAACCTGCTCACAGCGACACTTGTAAGTTTAACAGTTTCAACAATCTACTTTGCAGTAAGTCCGTTTAAGGACGTTCAGTCTGAACTTCTGGCACGTACTTCACCTAATATCTATGATATACTTATTGCTTTTTTTGGCGGTATTGTTGGAGTAATAGCTGTAACCAGAACAGAAAAGGGCAATCCTATTCCGGGTGTTGCGATAGCAACAGCACTTATGCCGCCTTTATGTACGGCAGGATACGGACTAGCCACGGGGCAGTGGACATTTTTCTTAGGTGCATTTTATCTATACTGTATTAATTGTGTTTTTATAGGAATAGCCACTTTTCTTATCGTTAAATATCTCAAATATCCTGCAAAAAGACAGGTTGATGAAAAACAGCAGAAACAGGTTCGTATCATCATTACGCTGCTCACAGCTGTTATGCTTATCCCAAGTGCTTATTTAGCGTTTTCACTTTATCGGGAACAGCAGTTTATAAAAAATGCCGATTTATTTATTGAAAATGAATTTGCTTCAAAAGGTTATACGGTAATATTTAAGAAAAGCGTCTTTACTCCAGCAAAAAAGACTCTGGAACTTGCTTTTCTAACGAAAAGGTTTTCAAAGAAAGAAATCAACCGATTTGATTCTATAATGGATAAAAATAGATTTTTGGCCGGAACAAATCTGATTATCCGCCAGGACACCACCGACAGGTTTAGTGCGCTGAAAGGTGATATTTTAAACCAGATCAAAGGAACAGAAAACCAGATTAATGCCAAAGATGTAAAAATTGCTCAGCTTGAAAAACAGCTGGCAGAAAATAGTTTTGATAATACAAGAATTTTAAAAGAATCCCGTATTCTTTATCCGTCTCTAAATGCGCTTTCTATTTCAAACCACAAACTGGTTAATCAAAAAGACAGCATTATAAATATAACTGCGGTACTGTATGAAGCGAATAAGGATCTTAGCTCTGAAGACAAAGAAAGATTCAGGAACTGGCTGCGACAGAGACTTTCATTAAAAAATGTCGAACTTTACAGAAAACAATGA
- the nhaA gene encoding Na+/H+ antiporter NhaA, with translation MEKLINLKSFKHFFMSSSAGGIILLLCVIISLIIANSSLAEQFSNILNYELGAEFSSISLKYPVLIWINDGLMAIFFLLVGLEIKREIIEGELSSFKQASLPVLAAFGGVAVPALIYALFNSSNPQTSAGWGIPMATDIAFALGILSLLGNKVPAGLKIFLAALAIVDDLIAILVIAVFYSSEIHFNYLGYAAAIFLLQIIFNRMGLKNLFFYIIPGIFMWYFIHHSGIHATIAGVLTALTLPTNEDDSESPLEKLEHMLTHPVNFVIMPIFAIANTNITFQSGMIEGLLGSLGLGIVLGLFLGKPAGIFFMSWIAVKLKISQLPENTNWPHVLGLGILGGIGFTMSIFIALLSFKNPEFQTEAKFAVLTASILSGICGFMLLNRYNKKKRHFS, from the coding sequence ATGGAAAAATTAATCAATCTAAAAAGCTTCAAGCATTTTTTTATGTCATCTTCAGCAGGAGGAATTATTTTACTTCTATGTGTAATCATATCTTTGATAATTGCAAACTCCTCCCTCGCAGAGCAGTTTTCGAATATCTTAAATTATGAACTGGGAGCAGAATTCAGCTCAATAAGCTTAAAATATCCTGTTTTGATATGGATTAATGACGGTTTGATGGCCATTTTCTTTTTACTGGTTGGATTAGAAATCAAAAGAGAAATTATAGAAGGTGAACTTTCAAGCTTTAAACAGGCTTCACTTCCAGTACTTGCCGCTTTTGGCGGTGTGGCTGTTCCGGCGTTGATCTATGCATTATTCAATTCATCGAACCCGCAGACCAGTGCCGGCTGGGGTATTCCGATGGCTACTGACATTGCATTTGCGTTAGGTATACTTTCTCTTTTAGGAAATAAGGTTCCTGCAGGCCTTAAAATTTTCTTGGCTGCACTGGCTATTGTGGATGACCTGATTGCAATTTTAGTAATCGCTGTTTTTTATTCCAGCGAAATTCATTTCAATTATCTTGGTTATGCGGCAGCGATTTTTCTTCTTCAGATTATCTTTAATCGCATGGGCTTAAAAAACCTTTTCTTTTATATTATTCCAGGAATTTTTATGTGGTATTTTATACACCATTCAGGAATCCATGCCACCATTGCAGGTGTTCTTACTGCTTTGACACTTCCTACAAATGAAGATGACAGCGAGTCACCGCTTGAAAAACTTGAACATATGCTTACCCATCCTGTAAATTTTGTAATAATGCCTATTTTTGCAATAGCCAATACGAATATAACATTTCAAAGCGGAATGATCGAGGGACTTTTAGGAAGTTTAGGACTCGGAATTGTATTAGGCTTATTTCTGGGCAAGCCTGCAGGCATCTTTTTTATGTCCTGGATCGCTGTTAAATTGAAAATTTCCCAGTTGCCAGAAAATACAAATTGGCCACATGTACTGGGCCTTGGTATTTTAGGAGGCATAGGCTTTACTATGTCCATATTTATAGCACTACTCTCTTTTAAAAACCCTGAATTTCAGACAGAGGCAAAATTTGCGGTTCTCACGGCATCAATTTTATCAGGCATTTGCGGTTTTATGCTTCTTAATAGATATAACAAAAAAAAGAGACATTTTTCCTAA
- a CDS encoding efflux RND transporter periplasmic adaptor subunit → MKRIFMIVSLCTLVFTSCNSKKEEEKEEKTRFLVTNPIEKDTTITKDYVSQIHSIQHIEIRAQERGYLEKIYVDEGQMVKKGQLLFKIMPALYEAELKKSKAEVSFSTIEYQNAKKLADEKVVSPNELAMAKAKLEKADAEMALSKVHLQFTEIRAPFDGIIDKFHVRQGSLVDEGELLTELADNSSMWVYYNVPESEYLDYQEKAGKSGKMKVNLLMANNKKFQYTGIVETIEADFDNETGNIPFRATFPNPKRLLRHGETGSIQMPIELKKAMLIPQKATFEVLDKKYVYVIDKNNAVKSREVVIAAEMPHLFVIKEGLSLDDKILLEGLRLVKENDKINYEVVKPQSVLSNLELYAE, encoded by the coding sequence ATGAAAAGAATTTTCATGATCGTGAGTTTGTGCACTTTAGTTTTTACAAGCTGTAACTCCAAAAAAGAAGAAGAAAAAGAGGAAAAGACCAGATTTCTGGTTACCAATCCAATTGAAAAAGATACTACAATTACCAAAGATTATGTGTCGCAAATACATTCCATTCAACATATTGAAATAAGAGCCCAGGAAAGAGGTTATCTGGAAAAAATTTATGTTGATGAAGGACAAATGGTCAAAAAAGGGCAATTGTTATTTAAAATCATGCCAGCCCTTTATGAAGCCGAATTAAAAAAATCGAAAGCAGAGGTAAGTTTTAGCACCATTGAATATCAAAATGCTAAAAAACTGGCTGACGAAAAAGTAGTTTCTCCAAACGAACTGGCAATGGCAAAAGCGAAGTTAGAAAAAGCAGATGCCGAAATGGCTTTAAGTAAAGTTCATCTTCAGTTTACTGAAATCAGAGCGCCTTTTGATGGTATTATAGATAAGTTTCATGTTCGTCAGGGAAGTTTAGTAGATGAAGGAGAACTGCTGACAGAACTGGCAGACAACAGTTCAATGTGGGTCTATTATAATGTGCCGGAATCCGAATATCTGGATTATCAGGAAAAGGCTGGTAAAAGCGGCAAAATGAAAGTCAATCTTTTAATGGCCAACAACAAGAAATTTCAATATACGGGAATTGTAGAAACCATTGAAGCTGATTTTGATAACGAAACCGGAAATATTCCTTTCAGAGCTACTTTCCCTAACCCAAAAAGATTATTAAGACACGGAGAAACAGGAAGCATTCAAATGCCTATAGAACTTAAAAAAGCCATGCTGATTCCGCAGAAAGCGACTTTCGAAGTTTTAGATAAAAAATATGTGTATGTGATTGATAAAAACAATGCTGTAAAATCCAGAGAGGTTGTTATTGCTGCAGAAATGCCACACTTGTTTGTTATAAAAGAAGGTTTGTCTCTTGATGATAAAATACTTTTAGAGGGGCTTCGTCTTGTTAAAGAAAATGATAAAATCAACTACGAAGTGGTAAAACCCCAATCGGTTCTGTCCAATTTAGAACTATACGCAGAATAA
- a CDS encoding efflux RND transporter permease subunit, translating into MFNKFIHRPVFAIIISIIIVFLGTLSIKQLPISQFPQIAPTTVNIFIAYPGASADVLVKSTLITLENSLNGTQGVRYMATDATSAGEATLRIIFEPGTDPNEAVIRVKTRVDQVMPLLPELVQREGVVITPIQPSMLMYVNLYSKSKSMDEKFLYNYADVKMIPEISRVKGVARTQILGSRKYAMRVWLNPDRMRAYKISVEEVMEALQEQSIIGRPGRLGQSSGIAAQSLEYVLTYKGRYNEPKEYENVIVRANAEGESIRLKDIAKVELGSEFFDIYSNLDGHPSAAIVLKQNYGSNASDVINDVKAKLEEMKASFPPGMDYKISYDVSQFLDASIDQVVHTLRDAFILVALVVFIFLGDWRSTLIPIIAVPVSLVGAFFVIQMFGMSINLVTLFSLVLAIGIVVDNAIVVVEAVHAKFEEFPHITPYQAVKLVLGEIGGAIIAITAVMVSVFIPVSFMSGPVGTFYRQFSVTMSSSIIISAIVALTLTPVLCAILLKNNHGKEKKGNVLTKSLDAFNRWFERLTGRYVTVLKAIVSRRVLTFGILIAFCAFIFIENQVLPSGFIPSEDQGTIYGIIQTPPGATLERTNQIAQKLQKICEKVEGVESVSSLAGYEIMTEGRGSNAGTCLINLKSWSDRKHSVREIMEELEKKSKDLGAVVEFFEPPAIPGFGSSGGFSMRLLDKTTGTNYQEFDKINKQFMAELGKRKELSGLFTFFAANYPQYELEINNDLAMQKGVSIGKAMENLNILMGSTYEQGFIKFGRFFKVYVQSDPKFRRLPSDVLNLFVKNDHGEMVPYSAFMTLKKTQGPNEITRYNMYNSAAIQGQPASGYTTADAIKAVQETALKTLPKGYDIAWEGLSYDEAGRGNESIYIFLVVLAFVYFVLAAQYESFIIPLSVILSIPVGILGSFVILQMMGLQNDIYAQIGLIMLVGLLGKNAVLIVEFAVLKHQQGATILEAAIEGAKVRFRPILMTSFAFIAGLIPLIFASGAGAIGNRTIGGSALGGMLFGTIFGVIIVPGLYYIFASMAEGRKLIKGEEESSLSDDFMHHVDDFSTNNQTEENEE; encoded by the coding sequence ATGTTTAATAAATTTATACATAGACCCGTATTTGCAATTATAATCTCGATTATAATTGTCTTTTTAGGTACGCTGTCCATTAAACAGCTTCCTATATCACAATTCCCGCAAATTGCGCCCACAACCGTAAATATCTTTATTGCGTATCCGGGAGCAAGTGCCGATGTGTTGGTAAAATCTACTTTAATTACCTTAGAGAATTCTCTTAACGGTACACAAGGTGTGCGTTATATGGCAACTGATGCCACAAGTGCGGGAGAAGCAACACTTAGAATCATATTTGAACCAGGAACCGATCCTAATGAAGCTGTAATTAGAGTCAAAACTAGGGTAGATCAGGTAATGCCATTATTACCTGAACTGGTTCAGCGTGAAGGTGTTGTTATTACACCTATTCAGCCCAGTATGCTGATGTATGTCAACCTTTATTCAAAAAGCAAAAGCATGGATGAGAAATTTCTCTACAACTATGCCGATGTAAAAATGATTCCCGAAATCAGCCGTGTAAAAGGTGTGGCAAGAACCCAGATTTTAGGAAGCCGTAAATATGCGATGCGTGTATGGCTGAATCCCGACCGAATGAGAGCCTATAAAATCTCTGTCGAAGAAGTTATGGAAGCGCTTCAGGAACAAAGCATTATTGGACGTCCGGGAAGATTGGGACAAAGTTCCGGGATTGCAGCACAGTCGTTAGAATATGTATTGACTTATAAAGGAAGATACAACGAACCTAAAGAATATGAAAATGTAATTGTACGTGCCAATGCAGAAGGAGAAAGCATTCGCTTAAAAGATATTGCAAAAGTAGAACTGGGAAGTGAATTCTTTGATATTTATTCGAATCTTGACGGTCATCCTTCTGCTGCAATTGTATTAAAGCAGAATTACGGCAGTAACGCCAGCGATGTAATCAATGATGTGAAAGCGAAACTGGAAGAAATGAAAGCCAGTTTTCCGCCGGGAATGGATTATAAAATCAGTTATGACGTTTCGCAGTTCTTAGATGCTTCTATCGATCAGGTGGTGCATACTTTAAGAGATGCCTTTATTTTGGTGGCTTTAGTTGTATTTATCTTTTTAGGAGACTGGCGATCGACTTTAATTCCAATTATTGCTGTTCCGGTTTCTTTGGTCGGCGCTTTCTTTGTGATTCAGATGTTTGGAATGTCAATTAACCTGGTGACTTTATTCTCTTTGGTATTAGCCATCGGAATTGTGGTGGATAATGCCATTGTCGTCGTCGAGGCCGTCCATGCCAAGTTTGAAGAGTTTCCGCATATTACACCTTATCAAGCCGTAAAATTAGTATTGGGAGAAATTGGAGGAGCCATTATCGCCATTACTGCCGTTATGGTTTCTGTGTTTATTCCGGTTTCGTTTATGTCGGGACCCGTAGGAACTTTTTATAGACAATTCTCGGTTACGATGTCAAGTTCGATTATCATTTCAGCCATTGTAGCCTTGACTCTTACTCCGGTTCTCTGTGCCATTCTTTTGAAAAACAATCATGGCAAAGAGAAAAAAGGAAATGTGCTGACAAAATCACTTGATGCCTTTAACCGATGGTTTGAAAGACTTACCGGTAGATATGTAACGGTTTTAAAAGCAATTGTAAGCAGAAGAGTTTTAACTTTTGGAATCCTAATTGCTTTCTGTGCATTTATTTTTATTGAAAATCAAGTCCTGCCTTCCGGATTTATTCCAAGTGAAGATCAGGGAACTATTTACGGAATCATTCAGACGCCGCCGGGAGCTACTTTAGAGAGAACCAACCAAATTGCGCAAAAACTGCAGAAAATCTGTGAAAAAGTAGAAGGCGTTGAATCGGTTTCTTCATTGGCTGGTTACGAAATTATGACAGAAGGACGTGGTTCTAATGCCGGAACTTGTTTGATTAACTTAAAATCATGGTCCGACAGAAAACATTCTGTGAGAGAAATCATGGAAGAGTTAGAAAAGAAATCAAAAGATCTGGGTGCTGTTGTGGAGTTTTTTGAACCGCCTGCAATCCCGGGGTTTGGTTCTTCAGGAGGTTTTTCTATGCGTTTATTAGATAAAACAACAGGTACAAACTATCAGGAATTTGATAAAATCAACAAGCAGTTTATGGCCGAATTAGGCAAACGCAAAGAGCTTTCCGGTCTGTTTACTTTCTTCGCAGCCAATTATCCGCAGTATGAACTGGAGATTAATAATGATTTAGCGATGCAGAAAGGCGTTTCTATTGGTAAAGCGATGGAAAACCTGAATATCTTAATGGGAAGTACGTACGAACAGGGATTCATCAAATTTGGACGTTTCTTTAAAGTGTATGTTCAGTCTGATCCAAAATTCAGAAGACTTCCGTCAGATGTATTGAATCTTTTTGTGAAAAATGATCACGGAGAAATGGTTCCGTATTCTGCTTTTATGACACTGAAAAAAACACAGGGACCAAATGAAATTACCCGTTACAATATGTACAATTCTGCAGCCATTCAGGGACAGCCGGCCAGCGGATATACCACAGCTGATGCTATTAAAGCAGTTCAGGAAACGGCCCTTAAAACACTTCCGAAAGGATATGATATTGCCTGGGAAGGTCTTTCTTATGATGAAGCTGGAAGAGGAAACGAATCTATCTATATCTTTTTAGTGGTTTTAGCTTTTGTGTATTTTGTTTTAGCGGCGCAATACGAAAGTTTTATTATTCCGTTGTCAGTTATTTTATCTATTCCTGTGGGAATCTTAGGTTCTTTTGTAATTCTGCAGATGATGGGACTGCAAAACGATATTTATGCTCAAATCGGATTGATTATGCTCGTCGGACTGCTCGGTAAAAATGCTGTGTTGATAGTCGAATTTGCTGTCCTCAAACATCAGCAGGGCGCGACAATATTAGAAGCTGCAATTGAAGGTGCAAAAGTACGTTTTAGACCAATCTTAATGACTTCTTTTGCGTTTATTGCTGGTTTAATTCCATTGATTTTTGCTTCCGGAGCTGGTGCCATCGGTAACAGGACTATTGGTGGATCTGCTTTAGGCGGAATGCTTTTCGGAACTATTTTCGGAGTAATTATAGTTCCCGGACTGTACTACATTTTTGCTTCAATGGCTGAAGGCAGAAAACTAATTAAAGGAGAAGAAGAAAGTTCATTATCTGATGATTTTATGCATCATGTAGATGATTTTTCAACAAACAATCAAACGGAGGAAAATGAAGAATAA
- a CDS encoding TolC family protein, with protein sequence MKNNRNIKYAGLACVLLTIAGCKTTAIVEKTENKTVPENYANNSLDTLNTGKVKWRSYFTDENLENLIDIALKNNQELNITLQEIEIAKSEVKSRKGEYLPFVGFNAGADLTKSGRYTSTGSGEATTEIMPGRETPDPLPNYRFALTSSWEIDIWNKLHNSKKAALNRYLGSIEGKNFVITNLIAEIADSYYELLALDNQLEIIEQNIDIQTNALKIVKIQKEAARVNELAVRRFEAQILNTQSLQFDIQQRITETENRINFLLGRFPQKIVRNSSTFSTITPADVHAGVPSQLLENRPDIKKAEMELIAAKLDIKAAKAKFYPSLGISAGIGYEAFNTKYLLTSPESLLYSIAGDLVAPLINRNAIKAEYISAGAKQIQAVYNYERTLVNAYVEVANQLSKIQNTAKSYDLKSKQVEALNESVQISNNLFSSARADYMEVLLTQKDALESKFELIETKKQQMSAFVNIYKALGGGWN encoded by the coding sequence ATGAAGAATAACAGAAATATAAAATACGCAGGTCTTGCCTGCGTATTACTTACTATAGCAGGCTGTAAAACAACTGCTATTGTAGAAAAAACAGAAAACAAAACGGTACCTGAAAACTATGCCAATAATAGTTTAGACACCCTAAATACGGGAAAAGTAAAGTGGAGAAGTTATTTTACAGATGAAAATCTGGAAAACCTGATTGATATTGCACTGAAAAATAATCAGGAATTAAATATTACACTTCAGGAAATTGAAATTGCGAAAAGCGAAGTCAAATCGCGAAAAGGAGAATACCTGCCATTTGTTGGCTTTAATGCCGGAGCTGATCTTACCAAATCAGGAAGATATACCAGTACGGGTTCAGGAGAAGCAACAACCGAAATTATGCCCGGCAGAGAAACTCCGGATCCGCTGCCCAATTATCGTTTTGCACTGACTTCAAGCTGGGAAATAGATATCTGGAACAAACTTCATAATTCAAAAAAAGCAGCTTTAAATCGTTATTTAGGCTCTATTGAAGGAAAGAATTTTGTAATCACAAATTTGATTGCCGAAATAGCTGATTCGTATTACGAACTTTTAGCATTAGATAATCAATTAGAAATTATCGAACAAAATATTGATATTCAAACTAATGCTTTAAAGATTGTAAAAATACAAAAAGAAGCAGCAAGGGTTAACGAACTGGCTGTACGCAGATTTGAAGCACAAATTTTAAACACTCAAAGCCTTCAGTTTGATATTCAGCAGCGGATTACGGAAACCGAAAACAGAATTAATTTTCTTTTAGGACGTTTTCCTCAGAAAATTGTTCGAAACAGCAGTACTTTCAGTACTATAACTCCTGCGGATGTTCATGCGGGAGTACCGTCTCAGCTTTTAGAAAATCGGCCAGACATTAAAAAAGCAGAAATGGAATTAATCGCTGCAAAGCTGGATATTAAAGCCGCTAAAGCTAAATTTTATCCATCGCTTGGTATTTCAGCAGGAATAGGATATGAAGCTTTTAATACCAAATATCTGTTGACATCACCAGAATCATTATTGTATTCAATAGCAGGCGATTTAGTCGCTCCGCTGATTAATAGAAATGCAATCAAAGCGGAGTATATTTCTGCAGGTGCCAAACAAATTCAGGCTGTTTACAATTATGAAAGAACTTTGGTAAATGCTTATGTAGAAGTAGCCAATCAGTTGTCTAAAATTCAAAATACGGCAAAAAGCTATGATTTAAAGTCAAAACAGGTCGAGGCCTTAAACGAATCTGTTCAAATATCAAATAACTTATTTAGTTCTGCCAGAGCAGACTATATGGAGGTTTTACTGACTCAGAAAGATGCTTTAGAATCTAAATTTGAACTTATTGAAACTAAAAAACAGCAGATGAGTGCTTTTGTAAATATTTACAAAGCATTGGGAGGAGGCTGGAATTGA